Genomic DNA from Terriglobales bacterium:
GCATAGATGGCACCGCTGTCGGGCTTCAACAGTCCCAGAGCCAGCTTGAGGATCGTGCTCTTGCCCGACCCGGCCACTCCAAACAGGGCCTTGGTCTCGCCACGCTGCAAGCGGAAGGAAATGCCGTCGAGCACCAGGTTGTTCTCGAACGCCAGGTGCACGTCACGAAAGACGATCGCGTCTTCCGCCGGATCCTGGGTGGCGGCGGTCGGAGCTTCGAGGGGTAAAGTCGGAGCCGACATGAGTAAGAGAGATTTCCCTCAGCTTCCCAACACCACCATGAGGAACCTGGTCACGAAAACATCGACGACGATGATCAGGATCATTGCGGCCACCACCGCCTCGGTGGTGGCGCGACCGACGCCTTGAGTCCCACCCTTGGTGGACAATCCGTAATAACAACCGATGGTGGCGATGATAAAACCGAAAACCAGGGGTTTGGCCAGGCCCATGAAGACGTCGGAAAATTGCAGGGTCTGCCAGGCGCTGCTCCAGTAGGCGTGCGCATCCATGTGCAGGAGCAGGCTGGCCACCACGCTGCCTCCGGTCAACCCCAGCAGGTCGCCGAGAATCGTCAGAAAAAACATCATGACGATGGTGGCAATCACCCGCGGCGTCACCAGCTTCTTCATGGGATCGGTGCCCAGAGCGCGCATGGCGTCGATTTGCTCAGTAACGATCATCGAGCCCAGTTCGCTCGCCATGCCGGATGAGTTCCGCCCGGCCACGACCAGTCCGGCGAGCACGGGGCCGAGTTCCCGCACGATGCTGATGGAGACGAGCTGGCCGATCACGCTAGTTGCGCCGAAGCGGCTGAGCGTGGTGGCGCTGTTGAGCGCGACGGCGGCTCCGGTGAAGAACACGGCCGCCAGCACGATGGGCAAAGAGCCAAAGCCGATCAAGTCGGCCTGCTGAGTCATGTCCGCAAGGTAGCGCGGTCCGCGGAACAGGTTAAGCAGCGAGTGGAAAGCGAGCAGGGAATACTCTTGTACAGACTGAATCTTTTTCTTGACAAACTCCGAAGGGGAGATGAGTTCGATGTCGCTCAGGAAGTCGCCTGTCGCCATAGCTCGCTCCGTGGTGCCTGTCGAAACTATAACAGAGCGGGCTTCAGCCTACGCCGCAGGTGGCATGGACCTGCGTCCGTGCCTTCTTAAGAACCAGCCCGGCGGACTGCGGGCTGCGATCTACTCCCGATTTTTCTTCCGGATCTCGATATTCAGGCGCTTGATCTTCTGGTTGAGGGTAGACAACGGAACGCGGAAGCGTTCCGCAGCCTCGGTCTGGTTCCAGCCGCACTTTTCCAGCATGTCGATGATGATGCGGCGCTCGCAGCCTTCGAGGATATCGAAGAGGGAGGCGTCGGGACGGTGCTCGAGCAAGGGGAATGTGGATCCCCGACCGGCGATGGGATCGGGCAACAGGTCAGCTCCGACTTCAGATCCCCCGGAGAGCACGACCGCACGTTCGATGACGTTCTCCAGTTCCCGTACGTTGCCCGGCCAGGAGTAGCCCAACAAGGGCCGGAGGGCTTCGGGCGTGATGCGCAGCGGCGGCCTCCCATTTTCCTCGCAGTACTTGTTGAGGAAGTGCTCGGCCAACAGCGGGATGTCTTCCTTGCGCTGGCGCAGCGCCGGCAAGTCAATGGTGATCACGTGGAGGCGGTAGAACAGGTCTTCGCGAAACTTACCGTCCCGGACCAGTTGCTTCAGGTCTACGTTGGTGGCGGCAATGATGCGCACGTCGACCTGGATTTCGTGCACGCCGCCTAGGTGCATGAAACGGCGATCCTGCAGCACGCGGAGGATCTTGCTCTGGGTGTCCAAACCCATGGTACCGATTTCATCCAGGAACAGGGTCCCACGGTCGGCCACCTCGAACAGCCCCTTCTTGGAGGCAATGGCGCTGGTGAATGCACCCTTGACGTGCCCGAAAAGGGTGGACTCCAGTAGGTCCGGAGGCATGGAACCGGCGTTGACCGGGACGAAGGCATGGTCGCGGCGTGGCGAGTTGAGGTGGATGGCTTTGGCAATGAGTTCCTTGCCCGTACCACTCTCGCCTTGAAGCAGGACGGTGGAGCGACTGGGGGCGACCTGCGCAATCAGGTCGAGGATCTTCAGCATGGCGTCGCTCTTGCCCACGATGTTTTCGAAGTTGTAGCGCTGTTTCAGGGCGCGCTTGAGCTGGACGTTCTCTTCTTCCGCCCGGTGCCGAGCCACCGCCGCGCGCACGTCGGCCAGCAGCTTCTCGTTGTCCCAGGGCTTCTGGATGAAGTTGACGGCCCCGCTCTGCATGGCCCGCACCGCGTTCTCCACCGTGCCGTAGGCGGTGATCATGATGACCGCGAGCTGGGAGTCGCGCTGCCGCAACTCCTGCAGCACCTCCAGGCCGTTGCGGTCGGGCAGGGCGAAGTCCAGCAGCATCAGATCGAAGGGGCGGTTGGCCAGCCGCGCCAGTCCCTCCTCGCCGCTGCCCGCCGACTCCACCTCGAAGCCCTCCATCTGCAGCAGGGTTTCCAGGGATTCGCGGATGGCGGCTTCGTCGTCCACGATCAGGATGGTTCCGGGGACGGGCGCTCCTTCCGCGCCCCCTCGTTGCGTGAGTACGGCTGCTTCAGACATGGACCGCCTTTCGCGTCATGGGGAACTGCAGGTAAAACCGGGTGCCTTCGCCGGGCTGGCTCTCCACCCGGATCTTGCCGGCGTGCTCCTG
This window encodes:
- a CDS encoding ATP-binding cassette domain-containing protein is translated as MSAPTLPLEAPTAATQDPAEDAIVFRDVHLAFENNLVLDGISFRLQRGETKALFGVAGSGKSTILKLALGLLKPDSGAIYALGEEVSEMREEELFALRRKLGIVFQESALFDSLTVHDNVAYRLMEE
- a CDS encoding ABC transporter permease — translated: MATGDFLSDIELISPSEFVKKKIQSVQEYSLLAFHSLLNLFRGPRYLADMTQQADLIGFGSLPIVLAAVFFTGAAVALNSATTLSRFGATSVIGQLVSISIVRELGPVLAGLVVAGRNSSGMASELGSMIVTEQIDAMRALGTDPMKKLVTPRVIATIVMMFFLTILGDLLGLTGGSVVASLLLHMDAHAYWSSAWQTLQFSDVFMGLAKPLVFGFIIATIGCYYGLSTKGGTQGVGRATTEAVVAAMILIIVVDVFVTRFLMVVLGS
- a CDS encoding sigma-54 dependent transcriptional regulator, with translation MSEAAVLTQRGGAEGAPVPGTILIVDDEAAIRESLETLLQMEGFEVESAGSGEEGLARLANRPFDLMLLDFALPDRNGLEVLQELRQRDSQLAVIMITAYGTVENAVRAMQSGAVNFIQKPWDNEKLLADVRAAVARHRAEEENVQLKRALKQRYNFENIVGKSDAMLKILDLIAQVAPSRSTVLLQGESGTGKELIAKAIHLNSPRRDHAFVPVNAGSMPPDLLESTLFGHVKGAFTSAIASKKGLFEVADRGTLFLDEIGTMGLDTQSKILRVLQDRRFMHLGGVHEIQVDVRIIAATNVDLKQLVRDGKFREDLFYRLHVITIDLPALRQRKEDIPLLAEHFLNKYCEENGRPPLRITPEALRPLLGYSWPGNVRELENVIERAVVLSGGSEVGADLLPDPIAGRGSTFPLLEHRPDASLFDILEGCERRIIIDMLEKCGWNQTEAAERFRVPLSTLNQKIKRLNIEIRKKNRE